ggaaaccggagtacccggagaaaacccacgcatgcacggggagaacatgcaaactccacacagagatggccgagggtggaattgaaccctggtctcctagctgtgaggtctgcgcgctaaccactcgtccgccgtgccgcccccattaACAAAATATCGagagaaaaaatatatcaagaaaaaaaaaacgcgacaaatgtaatgttatgaggaaaaatacatactgaaatacagtgaagaaaataagtatttgaacaccctgctattttgctatttctcccacttagaaatcatggaggggtctgaaattttcatcgtaggtgcatgtccactgtgagagagataaactaaaaagaaaaatccagaaatcacaatgcatgattttttaacaatttatttgtgtgatacagctgcaaataagtatttgaacacctgtgtatcatctagaattctgaccctgaaagacctgttagtctgcccattagaagtccacctgcactccatgtatcatcctgaatcagatgcacctgtttgaggtcgttagctgcataaagacacctgtccaccccatacaatcagtaagactttaacttgtaacatggcgaagaccaaagagctgtccaaagacaccagagacaaaattgtacacctccacaaggctggaaagggctacggagcaattaccaagcagcttggtgaaaaaaggtccactgttggagctatcattagaaaatggaagaagctaaacatgacggtcaatctcaatcggagtggagccccatgcaagatatcacctcgtggggtctcaatgattctaagaaaggtgaggaatcagcccagaactacacgacaggacttggtcaatgacctgaaaagagctgggaccaccgtttccaaggttactgtaggtaatacactaagacgtcatgatgtgaaatcatgcatggcacgaaaggttcccctgcttaaaccagcacatgtcaaggcccgtcttaagtttgcatatgaccatttggatgatacagaggagtcatgggagaaagttttatggtcagatgagaccaaaatagaactttttggtcataattccaataagcgtgtttggaggaagaagaatgaagagtacaatccgaagaacaccatccctactgtgaagcatgggggtggtagcatcatgctttgggggtgtttttctgcacatgggacaggacgagtgcactgcattaaagagaggatgactggggccgtgtattgtgagattttggggaacaacctccttccctctgtcagagcattgaagatgggtcgtggctgggtcttccaacacgacaacgacccgaagcacacagccaggaaaaccaaggagtggctccgtaagaagcatatcaaggttctagcatggcccagccagtctccagacctgaacccaatcgaaaatctttggagggagctcaaactccgtgtttctcagcgacagcccagaaacctgactgatctagagaagatctgtgtggaggagtgggccaagatccctcctgcagtgtgtgcaaacctggtgaaaaactacaggaaacgtttgacctctgtaatagcaaacaaaggctactgtaccaaatattaacattcattttctcaggtgttcaaatacttatttgcagctgtatcacacaaataaattgttaaaaaatcatgcattgtgatttctggatttttctttttagtttatctctctcacagtggacatgcacctacgatgaaaatttcagacccctccatgatttctaagtgggagaaatagcaaaatagcagggtgttcaaatacttattttcttcactgtatatgtgaaagaaaatgatttttttcttaaaggggaactgcacttttgggggaattgcccatcattcacaatccgaatgtgaaacaagaacacatatttatttccctgttctcattataacaccagaaaccaagttaatatgagctagctaactatACACGTAATTGGAATTCACCTATTTTGACTccgaagccctctaaaaaaaatgttttatatagtaCATGCTGcgatcatgcaagaacaagcACATTGATAACGTGTAATACTTAAGAGTATCGTGCCTTATTGTGCTGATTTAAAACACTCACGGAAAACTAACGCTACTTCCTTCCCTCAGGCAGCACAGCGCAGGGTGGCGCAACCCATGCAGTGGTataatttggtccagcgcaccactgtgtgcagccaatttggtagactgtaCTTCGCTGAGATGGGTGTGGCGGagcaccaggggaggtgtctacattttcagcttgctgcagtgacaattttgtgacaaaacagcccgACAAAGGTGTGGAGAAAGCTCCCAGctctgacctggtctattcGGGGTGCAGGCCAAGTACAGCCTGCGTAATGGTAAGTTGTCTGACAGGCGAACAGTGTAGACAAGTCACCAAAAGCTCACAGGCAGATTTGACAGTAACCACTATTTAAtataagcatattttttttataattaaccagccggtgggagggacgggGGCGTGGGTGCGCAGTGGTGCGCCAGACTGTGCTGCTCACAGaatttgcaaagtgcgctggccacaccccgttgcCGTGGCGTAGGCGTGGTGCAAGGCAGGTGCGCCGCGCCTGGTTTACGAAATTTAGAGCCCTGAGTGTTACGTTTCAATACAGGGTGTCTCTTCAAGTAAATTAAATGTTGTCGGGTCAGGTGAAGGATCAACCAGGATACCATCGTTTTATCAGGCTCTCTCTCAGATGCTGCCTCCTGAaagcaaaacatttttggaaaattaggttgggtgaagacatttttggaataaggacaaaatattatgagattaaagtcataatattaagaaaaatgacATTAGTAAGTTGaagtagttggaaaattaacacaaaaaaccccaacagaaaaagttgtacattttctgAAAATAACCTATGAGGGCAAATAACAGCATTTTAAttgcatgaagttgaaatacatTTAAGTTTTAATACTACGcgaaacaaaacaattaattttgggaaaattagtttgGAGAAAAGCTATTGTGggaattaaagtcataatattatgagaagaaaatttacaataaaGATGAAGTAGTGGTAAAATGCAGCTGTAATTTTtgggaaataaaatacaaattttaagaGAGAAAAGTAATTCTAATCAGAAAACGTCCCACTAGACTCTTCTACCTGgaacatttgaaatatttttaagtaattttttttgggagtcaaaatgtcatgaaaaacaaaaaaaaccctatatgtatatatctatatatatgtatgtatattcattcattttctaccgcttttcttcctcacaatatatatatatatatatatatatatgcatcaATTATACAGGAAATAAAAATCTCTTCTGTattcaacaataaaaaatatataaaaattttgAAATATTAGCCATTTTTCCtggaaaaatgttttgtttgaagTACAATGCAGCAGCGACATCCAGTGGCCAGATCTGGTTAATAttcagtacagtattttctgCTCTATTGTTTCTATTTACAGGTAGTTGTGTGGATAAATTGGTGTAAAATGGTTATTTGGATAAATTCTGCATTGTTGCTGCATGTTGACGACAGTAAAGCCAGATTTCATTAGGACAAAACAATGTGGAGGTGAAGtggattaaatatattttattaatccaGTGAGGGGAACAAAGGAATGATGATTAGACATGCCGACAATGCTGTGGATGTTACGCTATTTTCCCTAGAAACGGCACTGCCAAACACTGAAATTGATCCAAAGCCTAAGGAAAGTGTATAAGTGTGGCATTTATGGTCTTCATCTGCCATGCATGTGAGTGTTATTCCTGCCATCTCCTGCGGTCACCACTAAACAGGGCGGCCCACTTGCGGGTCATTTCCAAATAGAAGGCGGGCCTGTTGGGCAAATAGTCCAGATAAACAGTCTGGCCTGTTTTGGGGACGGCCATCTCTATCTGAGTGCCCTCGTGCCACTCGTTAAATGACGTCACAGAAATGAAATCAGGTTTGGCCTGCAGCGCGGCTCTCAGGGAGGTCTCGTAATATTTGCCATTGATGCGGTTCCTTGTGTTCTTGGCGTTCCATGGCCGCACGCTGACGTCGATATAGCCCGGCCCCACGCTGGGGATGAAGATCAGGCTGTTGTCCTCGCAGAAAGCCTTGATGGCGTCCCAGTTGCGCTGGGTGGAGCCATAGGAGAAGCCATTGGTGGCGAAGTAGGTGTAGACGCCGTCGAATCCGGCCGTCAACACCTCCAGTTTGTGCTTCTCCTCCACCAGAAGGGCAATGAAGATGGCATCGTAGGGCGTGTCGCGGATGCTGTCGCTCTCGGTGTGTTTGAGCAGCTTGGCCCACTGATCAGAGTTCACCAGGTACGAGTCGTACACGTAGAAGAGCGGAAGTAGCTTACCTGTGCTGGTGCGATACCTGAAGAACGCAGGGTGGTCTCCGTACCTGAGGACAGAGAACGTGGATTGCTATTGCTTTCGTTTTTTTGTGATGCGTAACAACTTACTTTTCAAAGATGTATTTGACGTTGCCGTACATCGTGACTTCATCTCTCCCTTTGTAAGGCTCCATGTGAAAAGCCACCTGCggatgaataaatatttagaGGCGATCCCCCTCTTTTGGGCGGGTggggttacattttttttaattttcttgtatattcaaaaaatacaaatatacagagCACAGAGTTAAAGTATTTgatctttattttgattttgttgGTTTGCCCAGTAATAAAGACATGATCCTTCTATACTTTTAATGGGAGATGTATTCTACCACGGGGAGACACAATTTCAAAAagaaaatccagaaaataactttaaagaatatattttaatttattgaggATAATACCTATTTGATCCCACTAGCTAAAAGCTAGTTTGTTGTAGTTAACCACAAGGTTAGCACATACCAGGGGGAATTCTGGCCCGATTTTTGCAGATCCTGactaaattattaattttggtGGGCTGTCGCTTGGCAGCTCGGACCTtcagctccctccaaagattttcaattGGATTAAGGTCCCGGAGACCTGAGGCcaaattgttacatttttggTGTCGTCTGACCACAGAACTATCTCCCAATCACTTTGTGCATCTTTGAGGTGATCACTGGCATACTTTAGGTGGGCCTCCACATGTTCCTTCTTAAGCAGGGGTACCTTTTAAATTGTGTTGCCAACTGCTTTCCTGGTGACTTCGGCCCTAGCGACCTTGAGTTCATTCACCAATTCCCCACAGTTGTCATGATCATTCATACATGTGATTAGTAAGAACAGGTGTCTCCAATTCTGTTGATTGTGCGCGTCTAACTGGTCTGTGAAAGACAGAATTCCTAATGCACACTagaggattcattcattcattcattcattttctactgcttttcctcacgagggtcgcggggggtgctggagcctatcccagctgtcttcgggcgtaaggcggggtacaccctggactggtcgccagccaatcacagggcacatatagacaaacaaccattcacactcacattcatacctatggacaatttggagtcgccaattaacctagcatgtttttggagaaaacccacgcatgcacggggagaacatgcaaactccacacagagatggccgagaatggaattgaaccctggtctgcgcgctaaccactcgaccgccatgccgccctcaaTGTGAAGagtgaaaactgtaaatagttcatgatgttatatttgtgaaaatttattatttattagctgtgaggtctgcgcgctaacccctagaccaccgtgccgccccacactagaggatcaaatacttatttccctcaatgaaaTACAAATTACATTCTGGACGGTAATATTCTGGATTTTcgttttgttattttgtctcTCCATGTTAGAATACATCTAACATTAAAGGTTTATTAGCGGGCAAACCAACACAATCATCAAATActttgtatatttgtttatatacatatacatgtttagttgcagatagaaataagtttttatctataataagtaagggaaatctctttgtggtaaacgatttgatgtgcaactacTACAATTTTAAGTAttacaagcatatttttgtattaatattttttctttattattagcatattagctcttgtacccacccacaaacgttcagcaaatacaaaatgtgagtgagtgagacctctcacactgccatgtttttgttcatttgtgtcagctcaaaataagatttgtttgtttatgatactggttttaaattctaaatgtttgcgagtaaaaaagcctatttaggaacattcggaaaggattattattaaagatttgcctAAATGCATATTTCcttcatgaaaatgaaatgtacacatggaaatacctaaaacacagggcAATAGTCGTTCATCAACATTTTCCCCTAGCTATCCTGCTGTAATCGCTAaagctagcaaaacactggattTCAGCCACGGttatcacattgacagcccgtcaatagcagctgtaaCTCCAGCTTGTAGCAgcttgtgtggaaatatgggctaataactataaagcaatcttcactcgctaaatgtactgcaaaaaaggtcagttaggataattcataatgccgcctacagagaacatactaaccccttatttctaaaatcataaaTGCTTAAACCTGCTGATATAGTGAATTTccaaaaatctaaaataatgcataaggctaaaaataagcaattagctaaaaatgtcatccaatacttctctacaagagaggagaaatatgatctcagggaagaagtacatttgaaacacttctatgctaggactacgttatgctagccatagcatttcagtatgtggaatcaaactatggaatggattgagtaaggacctcaaacaatgcacaacgatgagccaattcaagaaacaatacaagcagttgatgtttgctaaatagaaggatgaagagtcttgaaccagtcatgatgtgctatatatatcactatattgacacgcactatggtacccattatgtcattggatgctcatatcacctcgtacttcggtacgaggtgcattattaaaaaacaaacaaacaaaaaaaaaacctttaactgtattatggaaagcaggaagtgaacaaatgtaacagttagtgattgtaaaagtaccagatggaggggtag
The sequence above is drawn from the Doryrhamphus excisus isolate RoL2022-K1 chromosome 13, RoL_Dexc_1.0, whole genome shotgun sequence genome and encodes:
- the manea gene encoding glycoprotein endo-alpha-1,2-mannosidase isoform X2 translates to MARLRRKSWIILLALVLLVLVVTVVLKSLTPEDTGDTSEPSVGRMDPVAKEDKPEWRKMSEPARAAKDLSKFPPPNYYLHAFYYIWYGNPSFDGKYVHWNHPHLPHWDAKVAERYPQGRHSPPDDLGANFYPALGAYSSRDPAIIEAHMQQLRTAAIGVIAVSWYPPHLKDDNGEPVDNIMPLLLDVAHQYHIKVAFHMEPYKGRDEVTMYGDHPAFFRYRTSTGKLLPLFYVYDSYLVNSDQWAKLLKHTESDSIRDTPYDAIFIALLVEEKHKLEVLTAGFDGVYTYFATNGFSYGSTQRNWDAIKAFCEDNSLIFIPSVGPGYIDVSVRPWNAKNTRNRINGKYYETSLRAALQAKPDFISVTSFNEWHEGTQIEMAVPKTGQTVYLDYLPNRPAFYLEMTRKWAALFSGDRRRWQE
- the manea gene encoding glycoprotein endo-alpha-1,2-mannosidase isoform X1; this encodes MARLRRKSWIILLALVLLVLVVTVVLKSLTPEDTGDTSEPSVGRMDPVAKEDKPEWRKMSEPARAAKDLSKFPPPNYYLHAFYYIWYGNPSFDGKYVHWNHPHLPHWDAKVAERYPQGRHSPPDDLGANFYPALGAYSSRDPAIIEAHMQQLRTAAIGVIAVSWYPPHLKDDNGEPVDNIMPLLLDVAHQYHIKVAFHMEPYKGRDEVTMYGNVKYIFEKYGDHPAFFRYRTSTGKLLPLFYVYDSYLVNSDQWAKLLKHTESDSIRDTPYDAIFIALLVEEKHKLEVLTAGFDGVYTYFATNGFSYGSTQRNWDAIKAFCEDNSLIFIPSVGPGYIDVSVRPWNAKNTRNRINGKYYETSLRAALQAKPDFISVTSFNEWHEGTQIEMAVPKTGQTVYLDYLPNRPAFYLEMTRKWAALFSGDRRRWQE